The following are encoded in a window of Sphaerisporangium siamense genomic DNA:
- a CDS encoding LpqB family beta-propeller domain-containing protein has product MPTRPARPARPVRRTGPSGPVRLTLGASLGAALALLSACSTVPTGGNPFTARGPAAKDPLSQPYVRILAAPPKPNGEPIDIVNGFLAAAAGFDDPQRTVARQYLTDEARRAWDPTDAVVIYDQPKSPTQVVEETQAHITMKALKLGALDADGHYVPADASSGGELTEEFKLIKVGGQWRISAAPTGLLLSDDDFKRAYRAYDLYFPAYDQKVLVTDQVLVPIDPEQGLAKSLVQRMLVGPTTPLRDAVVPAFGHDVDVNDVTVEDDTVVVDFTYGIVDSARVTAQKMALSAQLSWTLKPLTESRSIEVRVNGEQFPGGPFVIDPRAYASFDPNVVTSSAQALFLRQGKPYLVDKDHDQPLDRGAEPARQFTALAVGKGLSTLALLDKTGAVWVTGEVPGSPWQRWMQAAGLTAPSWDRYDQLWSVAKLGPRRSQVLRARDATGAERVPAPALESSDVKAFRVSRDGARVAVIADDGRGDRVLVGSIDRSRPEVENVRPLVPAAEGQEIVDIAWRDASTLLVLTQSKSDRELATWSVTRGSRSDTPKAAARIVTITAAPEAAPVFAGTSDGEVLMWDPQKRQWTSVEKNGAATPKYPLG; this is encoded by the coding sequence ATGCCGACTAGACCGGCACGACCGGCCAGGCCGGTCCGGCGTACCGGCCCGTCCGGGCCCGTCCGGCTCACGCTCGGCGCCTCGCTCGGCGCCGCACTCGCGTTGCTCTCGGCGTGCTCGACCGTGCCCACCGGCGGCAACCCCTTCACGGCGCGCGGTCCGGCCGCCAAGGACCCGCTCAGCCAGCCCTACGTGCGCATCCTCGCCGCGCCGCCGAAGCCGAACGGCGAGCCCATCGACATCGTCAACGGCTTCCTGGCCGCCGCGGCCGGCTTCGACGACCCTCAGCGCACCGTGGCCCGGCAGTACCTCACCGACGAGGCCCGCCGCGCGTGGGACCCCACCGACGCCGTGGTGATCTACGACCAGCCGAAGTCGCCCACGCAGGTCGTCGAGGAGACGCAGGCCCACATCACGATGAAGGCGCTCAAGCTCGGCGCCCTCGACGCCGACGGCCACTACGTGCCCGCCGACGCCTCCTCGGGCGGCGAGCTGACCGAGGAGTTCAAGCTGATCAAGGTCGGCGGCCAGTGGCGCATCTCGGCGGCGCCCACCGGGCTGCTGCTGTCCGACGACGACTTCAAGCGCGCCTACCGCGCCTACGACCTGTACTTCCCCGCCTACGACCAGAAGGTGCTGGTCACCGACCAGGTGCTGGTGCCCATCGACCCCGAGCAGGGGCTCGCCAAGTCGCTGGTGCAGCGCATGCTCGTCGGGCCGACCACCCCGCTGCGCGATGCCGTCGTCCCGGCGTTCGGCCACGACGTGGACGTCAACGACGTCACCGTCGAGGACGACACCGTCGTGGTGGACTTCACCTACGGCATCGTCGACTCCGCGCGCGTCACCGCGCAGAAGATGGCCCTGTCCGCCCAGCTCTCCTGGACGCTGAAGCCGCTCACCGAGTCGCGGTCCATCGAGGTCAGGGTCAACGGCGAGCAGTTCCCCGGCGGGCCGTTCGTCATCGACCCGCGCGCCTACGCGAGCTTCGATCCCAACGTCGTGACCTCCTCGGCCCAGGCGCTTTTCCTGCGCCAGGGCAAGCCGTACCTGGTCGACAAGGACCACGACCAGCCGCTGGACCGGGGCGCCGAGCCCGCGCGGCAGTTCACCGCCCTGGCCGTGGGCAAGGGGCTGTCGACGCTGGCGCTGCTGGACAAGACCGGCGCGGTCTGGGTCACCGGCGAGGTGCCGGGCAGCCCCTGGCAGCGCTGGATGCAGGCCGCCGGGCTCACCGCGCCGTCCTGGGACCGCTACGACCAGCTCTGGTCGGTGGCCAAGCTCGGGCCGCGCCGATCCCAGGTGCTCAGGGCGCGCGACGCGACCGGCGCCGAGCGCGTGCCCGCCCCCGCCCTGGAGTCCTCCGACGTCAAGGCGTTCCGCGTGTCGCGCGACGGGGCCCGCGTGGCCGTCATCGCCGACGACGGGCGCGGCGACCGCGTGCTGGTCGGGTCGATCGACAGGTCGCGGCCGGAGGTCGAGAACGTGCGCCCGCTCGTGCCCGCCGCCGAGGGGCAGGAGATCGTCGACATCGCCTGGCGGGACGCCAGCACGCTGCTGGTGCTCACCCAGAGCAAGTCCGACCGCGAGCTGGCCACCTGGTCGGTCACCCGGGGGAGCAGGTCCGACACGCCCAAGGCGGCGGCCCGCATCGTGACGATCACCGCCGCGCCCGAGGCCGCGCCCGTGTTCGCGGGCACCTCGGACGGCGAGGTGCTGATGTGGGACCCGCAGAAGCGGCAGTGGACCTCCGTGGAGAAGAACGGCGCGGCGACCCCCAAGTATCCGCTGGGGTGA
- the mtrB gene encoding MtrAB system histidine kinase MtrB, whose protein sequence is MATAPLPGRAGPARPKPKKKPRRTPRQIVRGVRRRARRAAGRVRRVWRRSLQLRVVTSTLFISMTVVAVLGFFLMQMIDTAVLRGRVDSATAEARANVTTLGGYLEQPSAAPPPDVSPGRDGGPDTAFANPVDQAAYAMAQRADSRYSVVILNADLVGRDRVTDNLDPRSVTWKLRDAVLQNRDEPRALYTPMYYLGRPQPIPALAIGALVGDYEVYHFFPLEDDVKTLSAVQQWLVVVGVALVLLLAAVASLVTRQVVTPVRLTRQAAERLAAGRLEERLKVRGEDDLARLATSFNEMASNLALKIHQLEELSQVQRQFVSDVSHELRTPLTTVRMAADLLYESREDFDPATARAAELMQNQLERFESMLADLLEISRYDAGAATLDIDSVDMRDVVLRAVGDSQPLAERRSTRLDLRLPGEPCMAEADSRRVERILRNLLFNAIEHGEGRDIVVTLGADRDAVAVAVRDHGVGLKPGEENMVFDRFWRADPSRARTIGGTGLGLAISREDAMLHGGWLQAWGMPGEGSQFRLSLPRQAGTELRGSPLPLVPPEVEMRRTWRAHATPVLSPAVEGAFDAD, encoded by the coding sequence ATGGCCACCGCGCCCCTTCCCGGCCGCGCGGGCCCCGCCCGCCCGAAGCCGAAGAAGAAGCCCCGGCGGACGCCGCGCCAGATCGTGCGCGGCGTCCGGAGGCGCGCGCGGCGCGCCGCCGGGCGGGTGCGCCGGGTCTGGCGCCGCTCGCTGCAGCTCAGGGTCGTCACCAGCACCCTCTTCATCTCCATGACGGTGGTCGCGGTGCTCGGCTTCTTCCTCATGCAGATGATCGACACGGCCGTGCTGCGGGGCCGGGTGGACTCCGCGACCGCCGAGGCGCGGGCCAACGTGACCACCCTCGGCGGGTACCTGGAGCAGCCGTCCGCCGCCCCGCCCCCGGACGTCTCGCCGGGCCGAGACGGCGGCCCCGACACCGCCTTCGCCAACCCGGTCGACCAGGCGGCCTACGCCATGGCCCAGCGGGCGGACTCGCGCTACAGCGTCGTGATCCTCAACGCCGACCTGGTCGGCCGGGACCGCGTCACCGACAACCTGGACCCCAGGAGCGTCACCTGGAAGCTGCGCGACGCCGTGCTGCAGAACAGGGACGAGCCCCGCGCGCTCTACACCCCGATGTACTACCTGGGCAGGCCGCAGCCGATCCCCGCGCTGGCCATCGGCGCGCTCGTCGGCGACTACGAGGTCTACCACTTCTTCCCGCTGGAGGACGACGTCAAGACGTTGTCCGCCGTCCAGCAGTGGCTGGTCGTGGTCGGCGTGGCGCTGGTGCTGCTGCTCGCCGCCGTCGCCTCCCTGGTGACCCGCCAGGTCGTCACGCCCGTCCGGCTCACCCGCCAGGCGGCCGAGCGCCTCGCCGCGGGACGGCTGGAGGAACGGCTGAAGGTGCGCGGCGAGGACGACCTGGCCCGCCTGGCCACGTCCTTCAACGAGATGGCCTCCAACCTCGCCCTGAAGATCCACCAGCTCGAAGAGCTGTCCCAGGTGCAGCGGCAGTTCGTCTCCGACGTCTCTCACGAGCTGCGCACCCCGCTGACCACCGTCCGCATGGCGGCCGACCTGCTGTACGAGAGCCGCGAGGACTTCGACCCCGCCACCGCGCGCGCCGCCGAGCTGATGCAGAACCAGCTCGAACGCTTCGAGTCGATGCTCGCCGACCTCCTGGAGATCAGCCGCTACGACGCCGGCGCCGCCACGCTCGACATCGACTCGGTGGACATGCGCGACGTCGTGCTGCGCGCCGTCGGCGACTCCCAGCCGCTGGCCGAGCGCAGGTCCACCCGGCTCGACCTGCGGCTGCCCGGTGAGCCCTGCATGGCCGAGGCCGACAGCCGCCGGGTCGAGCGCATCCTGCGCAACCTGCTGTTCAACGCCATCGAGCACGGCGAGGGCCGCGACATCGTGGTCACCCTCGGCGCCGACCGCGACGCGGTGGCGGTGGCCGTGCGCGACCACGGGGTCGGGCTCAAGCCCGGCGAGGAGAACATGGTCTTCGACCGCTTCTGGCGCGCCGACCCGTCGCGGGCCCGCACGATCGGCGGCACCGGGCTCGGCCTGGCGATCTCCCGCGAGGACGCCATGCTGCACGGCGGGTGGCTGCAGGCGTGGGGCATGCCGGGGGAGGGGTCGCAGTTCCGCCTGTCGCTGCCCCGGCAGGCCGGCACCGAGCTGCGCGGCTCGCCGCTCCCGCTGGTGCCGCCGGAGGTCGAGATGCGGCGCACCTGGCGGGCCCACGCCACGCCGGTGCTCTCGCCCGCCGTCGAGGGGGCGTTCGATGCCGACTAG
- the mtrA gene encoding MtrAB system response regulator MtrA: protein MKGRVLVVDDDAALAEMLGIVLRGEGFEPSFVSDGDKALDAFRDTRPDLVLLDLMLPGADGIDVCRRIRAESGVPIVMLTAKSDTIDVVLGLESGADDYIVKPFKPKELVARVRARLRRTDEPTPEVLQIGDITIDVAGHSVKREEDTVNLTPLEFDLLVALARKPRQVFTREVLLEQVWGYRHAADTRLVNVHVQRLRAKIEKDPEHPEIVVTVRGVGYKAGPA from the coding sequence ATGAAAGGACGCGTGCTGGTCGTCGACGACGACGCCGCTCTCGCCGAGATGCTCGGCATTGTCCTTCGGGGGGAGGGCTTCGAGCCGTCGTTCGTGTCCGATGGCGACAAGGCGCTGGACGCGTTCCGTGACACCCGGCCGGACCTGGTACTTCTCGACCTGATGCTTCCCGGGGCGGACGGCATCGACGTCTGCCGCCGCATCCGCGCCGAGTCCGGAGTTCCCATTGTGATGTTGACGGCCAAGAGCGACACGATCGACGTCGTGCTGGGCCTGGAGTCCGGCGCGGACGACTACATCGTCAAGCCCTTCAAGCCGAAGGAGCTCGTCGCCCGGGTGCGGGCGCGGCTGCGCCGCACCGACGAGCCGACCCCCGAGGTCCTGCAGATCGGCGACATCACGATCGACGTCGCCGGCCACTCGGTCAAGCGCGAGGAGGACACGGTCAACCTCACGCCGCTGGAGTTCGACCTGCTGGTCGCGCTCGCCCGCAAGCCGCGCCAGGTCTTCACCCGCGAGGTCCTGCTGGAGCAGGTCTGGGGCTACCGCCACGCCGCCGACACGCGGCTGGTCAACGTGCACGTCCAGCGGCTCCGCGCCAAGATCGAGAAGGACCCCGAGCACCCCGAGATCGTGGTCACCGTCCGCGGCGTCGGCTACAAGGCCGGGCCGGCGTAG
- a CDS encoding glycerophosphoryl diester phosphodiesterase membrane domain-containing protein, with the protein MSDGHGSASSTPGGWAQNQPPPYRGQAGAPWTSPGDTPPADQAWQVPSGQGAPPQDGQAYAPPPGQQDQGQYGQGQYQHGQQHGGQAYGQQYGQQQSGYSAYGQGGQMPPPAAPRPGIIPLRPLGLGDILDGTIKLIRSNPKATLGLSAIAAAIGTLPLAIGQAIYFNALGGVLADPSSLGYGSDAPVGGVIAQAGGGVLSYIMQFFLVTMLTGVLTRILGRAVFGGRITIGEAWRLTRPRLPALLGLALLTALIVMAPLAIVVVLLVALATAGASLEAVVFAGLILGLGYLVYAVIMTTRLALAPAAVVLEGRGVTEAIRRSWGLVRGAFWRTLGILVLTMILTMLIGGILSVPVNVLTMLVAFTGRDTLIATVLTTILLIIGGILTSMITYPLQAGVNGLLYTDRRMRAEAFDLVLRTAATEQYRQGWVSPAADDLWHPSHAAGHAGGYHPQDPRHHPYAPGGPGGL; encoded by the coding sequence ATGTCAGACGGTCACGGCTCCGCGTCCAGCACCCCCGGAGGCTGGGCACAGAACCAGCCTCCGCCGTACCGCGGCCAGGCCGGCGCGCCGTGGACGTCACCCGGCGACACGCCCCCCGCCGACCAGGCGTGGCAGGTCCCCTCAGGTCAGGGCGCCCCTCCCCAGGACGGCCAGGCGTACGCGCCCCCGCCGGGGCAGCAGGACCAAGGGCAGTACGGCCAGGGGCAGTACCAGCACGGACAGCAGCACGGCGGGCAGGCGTACGGCCAGCAGTACGGGCAGCAGCAGTCCGGCTACTCGGCGTACGGGCAGGGCGGTCAGATGCCGCCCCCGGCCGCGCCGCGCCCCGGCATCATCCCGCTGCGCCCCCTGGGCCTCGGCGACATCCTGGACGGCACGATCAAGCTGATCCGGTCGAACCCGAAGGCCACGCTCGGCCTGTCGGCCATCGCCGCGGCGATCGGCACGCTTCCCCTGGCGATCGGCCAGGCGATCTACTTCAACGCGCTCGGCGGTGTGCTCGCCGACCCTTCGTCGCTCGGCTACGGTTCCGACGCGCCGGTCGGTGGCGTGATCGCGCAGGCGGGCGGCGGCGTCCTCTCGTACATCATGCAGTTCTTCCTGGTCACGATGCTGACCGGCGTGCTCACGCGCATTCTCGGCCGCGCGGTCTTCGGCGGGCGCATCACCATCGGCGAGGCCTGGCGGCTGACCCGGCCGAGGCTGCCGGCGCTGCTCGGCCTCGCCCTCCTGACCGCGCTGATCGTGATGGCCCCCCTGGCGATCGTGGTCGTGCTGCTGGTGGCCCTCGCGACGGCGGGCGCGTCCCTGGAGGCGGTCGTGTTCGCCGGGTTGATCCTCGGCCTCGGCTACCTGGTCTACGCGGTGATCATGACCACGCGCCTCGCGCTGGCCCCGGCCGCGGTGGTCCTGGAGGGCCGCGGCGTGACCGAGGCGATCCGGCGGTCCTGGGGGCTGGTCCGCGGCGCCTTCTGGCGCACGCTCGGCATCCTGGTCCTCACCATGATCCTCACCATGCTGATCGGCGGCATCCTGTCGGTGCCCGTCAACGTGCTGACCATGCTGGTCGCCTTCACCGGCCGCGACACCCTGATCGCCACGGTGCTCACGACGATCCTGCTCATCATCGGCGGCATCCTCACCTCGATGATCACCTATCCGCTGCAGGCGGGCGTCAACGGCCTGCTCTACACCGACAGGCGGATGCGCGCCGAGGCGTTCGACCTCGTGCTGCGCACCGCGGCGACCGAGCAGTACCGCCAGGGGTGGGTGTCCCCGGCCGCCGACGACCTGTGGCATCCTTCCCACGCGGCGGGCCACGCGGGCGGGTACCATCCCCAGGACCCCCGCCACCATCCCTACGCCCCGGGCGGCCCCGGAGGGCTGTGA
- a CDS encoding DUF4129 domain-containing protein → MTISVTISASILAHASFAIFDDIGRDEARRRAFEELVRPEYQQESLLERLVRLVREFFDGLLDQAPGGVPGGLTALALIILLIAALIGLIAWQARKATSGRRVAEGLFGTRERTADEHRREAERLAGESRWAEAIRERLRAIARDLEHRAIVAPQPGRTADELAEAAGAELPAFAGRLTGAARLFDDVTYGQRHGSPEGYATMTTLDEDLRAARPAALAGQAHAGAPPRTAAP, encoded by the coding sequence GTGACCATCTCCGTGACCATCTCCGCGAGCATCCTCGCGCACGCCTCCTTCGCGATCTTCGACGACATCGGCCGCGACGAGGCGCGCCGCAGGGCGTTCGAAGAGCTCGTGAGGCCCGAGTACCAGCAGGAATCGCTGCTGGAGCGCCTGGTCAGGCTCGTCAGGGAATTCTTCGACGGCCTGCTCGACCAGGCGCCCGGCGGCGTGCCGGGCGGCCTCACGGCGCTCGCCCTCATCATCCTGCTCATCGCCGCGCTGATCGGCCTGATCGCCTGGCAGGCGCGGAAGGCCACCAGCGGCCGGCGGGTGGCCGAGGGCCTGTTCGGGACGCGCGAACGCACCGCCGACGAGCACCGGCGCGAGGCCGAGCGGCTGGCTGGGGAGTCCCGCTGGGCGGAGGCCATCCGCGAACGGCTGCGCGCCATCGCCCGCGACCTGGAGCACCGGGCGATCGTCGCGCCCCAGCCGGGCCGCACGGCCGACGAGCTGGCGGAGGCCGCGGGCGCCGAGCTGCCCGCGTTCGCGGGACGGCTGACCGGGGCCGCGCGGCTGTTCGACGACGTCACCTACGGGCAGCGCCACGGATCGCCGGAGGGCTACGCGACGATGACGACCCTGGACGAGGACCTGCGCGCCGCCAGGCCCGCCGCGCTCGCGGGACAGGCGCACGCCGGCGCGCCGCCCCGGACGGCCGCCCCATGA
- a CDS encoding DUF4350 domain-containing protein, whose product MTVTAPPPPATSDPAAVPTSGSAAVSPTARGLWRGARGAVALGVIVLAVAVVTALIVGGSGESGRLDPTDTTLSGGKALARLLAGQGVRVERVSTVEEVERLDGTESQLLVSGTWWLTSDEHRRLARTRADRLVVGADPALPTLAPGLETTGEASPRSREPACELPAAVRAGSAYMGGVTFRTPPGGAVGCYPGAEGVSLVRVFGSGAPTVTVVGDGAFMTNQRLAEDGNAALAVNLAGTKPVLIWLVPGDRPASAPGSGNASPGDLIPAGVVWALVQLLVAVLVVALWRGRRLGPVVVERLPVVVRAAETVEGRGRLYRARRARDRAAATLRAACAARLTPRLGLTGDATPEEIVAATALKSGQDAAWVRSVMYGPVPADDAALVALAGQLDTLERQVRES is encoded by the coding sequence ATGACCGTGACCGCTCCTCCGCCCCCGGCCACGAGCGACCCCGCCGCGGTGCCCACGAGCGGCTCCGCCGCCGTCTCGCCGACGGCGCGGGGCCTGTGGCGCGGCGCGCGGGGCGCGGTGGCGCTCGGCGTGATCGTGCTCGCCGTCGCCGTGGTGACCGCGCTGATCGTGGGCGGTTCGGGCGAGAGCGGGCGGCTCGATCCCACCGACACCACGCTCTCCGGCGGCAAGGCGCTCGCCCGGCTCCTGGCCGGCCAGGGCGTCCGCGTCGAGCGGGTCTCCACCGTCGAGGAGGTCGAACGCCTCGACGGGACAGAAAGCCAGCTCCTGGTGTCCGGCACCTGGTGGCTCACCTCCGACGAGCACCGCCGGCTCGCCCGGACGCGCGCCGACCGTCTGGTCGTCGGCGCCGACCCGGCGCTGCCCACGCTGGCCCCGGGCCTGGAGACCACCGGCGAGGCATCGCCCCGTTCGCGGGAGCCGGCCTGCGAGCTGCCCGCCGCCGTCCGCGCGGGCAGCGCCTACATGGGCGGCGTGACGTTCCGCACCCCGCCCGGCGGCGCCGTCGGCTGCTACCCCGGCGCCGAGGGGGTGAGCCTGGTGCGCGTGTTCGGCAGCGGCGCCCCGACGGTGACGGTGGTGGGCGACGGCGCGTTCATGACCAACCAGCGGCTCGCCGAGGACGGCAACGCCGCGCTCGCGGTCAACCTGGCGGGGACCAAGCCGGTGCTGATCTGGCTGGTCCCCGGCGACAGGCCCGCGTCCGCCCCCGGCTCGGGGAACGCCTCGCCCGGCGACCTGATCCCCGCCGGGGTGGTCTGGGCGCTGGTCCAGCTCCTCGTCGCGGTGCTGGTCGTGGCGCTGTGGCGGGGCCGCAGGCTCGGGCCCGTGGTGGTCGAGCGGCTGCCCGTGGTCGTGCGCGCCGCCGAGACCGTCGAGGGACGCGGCCGCCTGTACCGGGCCCGCCGCGCGCGCGACCGCGCCGCCGCCACGCTGCGGGCGGCCTGCGCGGCGCGCCTGACGCCGAGGCTGGGGCTGACCGGGGACGCCACCCCGGAGGAGATCGTCGCCGCGACCGCCCTGAAGTCGGGACAGGACGCGGCCTGGGTCCGTTCGGTCATGTACGGGCCGGTGCCGGCCGACGACGCCGCGCTGGTCGCCCTGGCGGGCCAGCTCGACACCTTGGAAAGGCAGGTACGAGAGTCGTGA
- a CDS encoding AAA family ATPase, which produces MTTPPPGGPPSASPDRPTVSPGQRPPEGPGGPPAAPPSAPAPSGPPLQGPAQPPAPVQPYGAAPAVEADPARDALGALRAEVAKAVVGQDAVVTGLVIALLCRGHVLLEGVPGVAKTLLVRTLAATLALDFKRVQFTPDLMPGDVTGSLVYDAKTAEFAFREGPIFANLLLADEINRTPPKTQAALLEAMEERQVSVDGSPVKLPDPFVVIATQNPIEYEGTYQLPEAQLDRFLLKLTVPLPPRDQEIAVLERHALGFDPKDLSHIRQVASGADLAAGRARVAKLHVAPEVLAYVVDLARATRMSPSLQLGVSPRGATALLAAARAWAWLSGRDYVTPDDVKALAKPALRHRVQLRPEAELEGATSDGLLDGILASVPVPR; this is translated from the coding sequence GTGACCACACCTCCGCCCGGAGGCCCACCGAGCGCTTCGCCCGACCGGCCCACCGTCTCGCCGGGGCAGCGGCCCCCGGAGGGGCCCGGCGGGCCTCCCGCGGCTCCGCCGTCCGCCCCGGCCCCCTCCGGCCCGCCCCTTCAGGGGCCCGCCCAGCCGCCCGCGCCCGTCCAGCCGTACGGCGCCGCGCCGGCCGTCGAGGCCGACCCGGCGCGGGACGCACTCGGGGCGCTGCGCGCCGAGGTCGCCAAGGCCGTCGTCGGGCAGGACGCCGTGGTGACCGGCCTGGTCATCGCCCTGCTGTGCCGGGGGCACGTGCTGCTGGAAGGCGTGCCGGGCGTGGCCAAGACCCTGCTGGTGCGCACGCTGGCCGCCACCTTGGCCCTGGACTTCAAGCGGGTCCAGTTCACGCCCGACCTGATGCCCGGTGACGTCACCGGGTCGCTGGTGTACGACGCCAAGACCGCCGAGTTCGCCTTCCGCGAGGGCCCGATCTTCGCCAACCTGCTGCTGGCCGACGAGATCAACCGCACGCCGCCCAAGACGCAGGCCGCGCTGCTGGAGGCCATGGAGGAACGCCAGGTCAGCGTGGACGGCTCGCCCGTCAAGCTGCCCGACCCCTTTGTGGTGATCGCCACGCAGAACCCGATCGAGTACGAGGGCACCTACCAGCTTCCCGAAGCCCAGCTCGACCGGTTCCTGCTGAAGCTGACGGTCCCGCTGCCGCCGCGCGACCAGGAGATCGCGGTGCTCGAACGCCACGCGCTCGGCTTCGACCCCAAGGATCTGTCGCACATCAGGCAGGTCGCCTCCGGCGCGGACCTGGCGGCGGGCCGCGCGCGGGTCGCCAAGCTGCACGTCGCGCCCGAGGTGCTCGCGTACGTCGTCGACCTGGCCCGGGCGACCCGCATGTCGCCCTCGCTGCAGCTCGGGGTCTCCCCGCGCGGCGCGACCGCCCTGCTCGCGGCGGCCCGCGCCTGGGCCTGGCTGTCGGGGCGCGACTACGTCACCCCCGACGACGTGAAGGCGCTCGCCAAGCCGGCGCTGCGGCACCGCGTGCAGCTCCGTCCCGAGGCCGAACTGGAGGGGGCCACCTCCGACGGCCTGCTGGACGGCATCCTGGCGTCGGTCCCGGTACCCCGCTGA
- a CDS encoding DUF58 domain-containing protein, giving the protein MALTGRAGLIAALGAIAVYFAPRPGYAVLGLLLLLAALVVVDLLFAGGVRPLRFRRGGARLVRLGESVAVELIVENPGRRRVRGALRDAWPPSAGAHPRHLRVDVPAGERRRLVTTLTPSRRGDREAVKVTVRSLGPLGVAARQGSHVVPWKVRVLPPFLSRKHLPAKLAKLRELEGTHPALVRGQGTEFDSLREYVVGDDVRSIDWRATARRSDVVVRTWRPERDRRVLIVLDTGRTSAGRVGVSPLAPPATSASAAAPAHGGTGAGASGRGAAGWPPLDWSMDAALLLAALATRAGDRVDFLAHDRATRAWTSGASRTGSLSALVNVMAPLEPELVEADSERMVATIMARAGRRCLVVLMTDLNPAAMEQGLLPVLPRLTARHLVLVAAVADPRVAEMAAGRGTPELVYDAAAAEHLRGERARLTARLRRHGCEVVDATPDTLAPTLADAYLALKAAGRL; this is encoded by the coding sequence ATGGCGCTGACCGGCCGCGCCGGGCTGATCGCCGCGCTCGGCGCGATCGCCGTGTACTTCGCGCCGCGGCCGGGCTACGCGGTGCTCGGCCTCCTGCTGCTGCTCGCCGCGCTGGTCGTGGTGGACCTGCTGTTCGCGGGCGGCGTGCGCCCGCTGCGCTTCCGGCGCGGCGGGGCGCGGCTCGTGCGCCTCGGCGAGTCCGTGGCCGTCGAGCTGATCGTGGAGAACCCCGGACGCCGCCGCGTGCGGGGGGCGCTGCGGGACGCCTGGCCGCCTTCCGCGGGCGCGCACCCGCGCCACCTGCGCGTGGACGTCCCCGCGGGTGAGCGCCGCCGTCTGGTCACGACGCTCACCCCGTCGCGGCGCGGCGACCGCGAGGCCGTCAAGGTGACCGTGCGCTCGCTCGGCCCGCTCGGGGTGGCCGCGCGCCAGGGCTCGCACGTGGTGCCCTGGAAGGTGCGCGTGCTGCCGCCGTTCCTCAGCCGCAAGCACCTGCCCGCCAAGCTGGCGAAGCTGCGCGAACTCGAAGGGACGCACCCGGCGCTGGTGCGCGGGCAGGGCACCGAGTTCGACTCCCTGCGCGAGTACGTGGTCGGCGACGACGTGCGGTCGATCGACTGGCGCGCCACGGCGCGGCGGTCGGACGTCGTCGTGAGGACCTGGCGTCCGGAGCGGGACCGGCGCGTCCTGATCGTGCTGGACACCGGGCGCACCTCCGCCGGCCGCGTCGGCGTCTCCCCCCTCGCCCCGCCCGCCACCAGTGCGAGCGCCGCCGCCCCGGCCCACGGCGGCACGGGTGCCGGCGCCTCCGGGCGGGGCGCCGCCGGGTGGCCGCCGCTGGACTGGTCGATGGACGCCGCCCTGCTGCTGGCCGCGCTCGCCACCCGCGCGGGCGACCGCGTCGACTTCCTCGCCCACGACCGGGCCACGCGCGCCTGGACGTCGGGCGCCTCGCGGACCGGCTCGCTGTCGGCGCTGGTCAACGTGATGGCCCCGCTCGAACCCGAGCTGGTCGAGGCCGACTCCGAGCGCATGGTCGCGACGATCATGGCCAGGGCCGGGCGGCGCTGCCTGGTCGTGCTGATGACCGACCTCAACCCCGCCGCCATGGAGCAGGGCCTGCTGCCGGTCCTGCCGCGGCTCACCGCGCGCCACCTCGTGCTCGTGGCCGCCGTGGCCGACCCGCGGGTGGCGGAGATGGCCGCGGGCCGGGGCACGCCGGAGCTGGTGTACGACGCGGCGGCGGCCGAGCACCTGCGCGGCGAGCGCGCCCGCCTCACGGCCCGCCTGCGCCGCCATGGCTGCGAGGTCGTGGACGCCACCCCCGACACCCTCGCCCCCACCCTGGCCGACGCCTACCTCGCCCTCAAAGCCGCCGGCCGCCTCTAG